CCGAACCGGGAATCACCAGTGGCTTTGGTTCGGTCCATGCTTGGTTTACGGGTTTGGGCTTAAACTTTTGTCATAGTTGGTTGATTTAAGTTATAGTTTTGCAGTGACTGATTTATAATGCAAGCAAGTTGCTTATCCAAGAACAATTATGTTTGAACTAGAACAAGCCAAGTATTGTAGTCTGTACTGTACATGATGGATAGACGAAACTGAATAGgacttttgtagttttgacttCTGATATAATACCTTAAAACCTTACAAGCTGCTATGTGAGTACTTCAGTATTAAATTTCATAACGCGTGGTTCTGTTTATTAAGCTTTGTGCATATattcaaattatataattagAACAAAAAAAACCATACAAATGGAGTAATTTTTTTGCTCTTTTGGTAATGGtttcaatttttcaattttttactcAGCAGCATCAGAGGGTTGAGAAGTTAAGTACATGGATACAAAAATCAACACGGATACAGCTACAAGAGGGAGTATAAGATTTAGAAAACAAAGACAGACAAGGTCGTGTAAATAACTAGTTAATGTTCTACAGTCACCAACGGAATCGAGTCATTAACTTATGTGGCATATGTTTATCAAACAATAATCAAGCTTCAGGATTTTCAAATCATCACTCCTTTATGGAAGACGATATTCTGACAGAATTTatgaaatctttttttttttctttcttttagaaCAGCAACTCTATGAGATCTTTGCTCTCATACCTTTGTTTCAGAATGCAATTCAGTAACGAAAAGACAAGATTGCCCTAAGAGCACATTCAACACACACTAATGAGGATATAATAAGCGAAGGTCAACACCAAACGTTGTACAAAAGCCAAAGTAGCGTAAAAGTGAATTTTAAAATGCTGATATTACAATACTTAAATTAATTTGGGACTAGTAATCAAGGTGAAACCCATCCACTAAAAGAGTGGATTTAAATCTCACTAGAAGCATCAACAAATGGATCGGCTCCGAGGTTCAGATTATTGACACGATATCACTTGACCCACCAAGATCCTTGTTTAAAACAGATCATCCTTTCACTCCCTCTATGGTACCTATTAATGCAACACAATAATAGCCAAGTTATTACAACTCATCTACTTGTTAATAAATTTGCTTAGAGTAAATTTAATATCTTTAACCGGTAAGATCAATCAATACGGGTTTAGAGTTGCTCTCATAAATAAGAAATTAAATAGCAATCTGTGCATGAGACTATCATAGAATGCGGCCTACACCCAACGCATGTACAAAGCCCTAAGTGAAGCACAATTGAGACTATCAGAGCATTGTGGTTGATTTTCGCAGGCAATCAAATAATGGAATTGTTAAGCAGCACTCACCGGTTGCTGATGAATCGTGTCCAGGGTTCATATCCCCGATCAAAACTTGACTTGCCACGCCAAGATCCACACGGGAGCGCTTGAGAACAGATCTTCCCATCCCTTCAGATTTGATAACCAATTCATTAACCAACACAATAAAACCATAATAATTGGTAATTACAATCTGTTTAACTATCAACAAGTTGATTGCGGTTGAATTGTATCTTTAAGAAATCAAATTAGTCAAAACGGGTTAAAATGACGCTCAGGGTTTGAGACTAATGTGGTCAATATCCAATGAATACAGTGCCACTGCAAGCCAAGATTGTGTCTGAGTGAGTTAATATAAGATAATTTTGGTAGCAAATGGTGAAAACCAAACCACTTTAAGAGTGGAGTCAATTGTTAGGAGAAGCGGCAGTGAATCTGCAGCAGGGCTCTTGGAAGCAGATCCTACTTCCACTTGAGCTTTACCTCTTATTagtaaacaaacaaaataattgaATTGTCCAGCAGGTTAAAAAGGTGCACCCAGGACgaatttataaaagaatatattttaGACAGAAGAACCCAATGCATGAACAGGTGAAAGTTCAAGAGAAATCAAATACTAACCCTAAGCTTGCATTTCAACTTATGTACTTACATATAAGTTGATTTGAACTATTACCACATACTTAACTGGTCAAACAGGTTCAACATtcacaaacaaaattaaaacaatgAATCCCGACTTCATTGACCAAAAGGTAAATTTACAATCAGGGTGTGcgaatttaaaaaaacaaacgcTTAACACCCAATGCTTGCGGAAAATCCAAAGTATAAGTAAAAGTGAGGATAACATAGTCAAGTTATTTCATATTGTCTTGATATAACCCTTATAACTaattgtcactcctaaaacaaaattttgttgCAACACACAGGTATTATGCATGATTAATTCTACTAATTCATAAGCCTAAAAAGCTTCCTAATTTATTGGATGAAGACATGTAGAAATTCAAAAAGGGAGATTAACAAAGAGATTAAATGGAATCAATTTGTCATATTCATAAGATCTTAAAAAGAATTTTAGGCTAATGTTTAGGAGGAtctatcatttttcttatattatatataataaatatagatcataattaataattaagtttcattagtcatgatttaacatatttgatatatattatatatttatatttataagttatgattttattatttgcatcagttgtaaattgactattttttttatatcatcataAAATATGAATACTAATGTAATGTATAGTTAATTTTAGTTTACGTTTTTAATCAACCCCGTACAACGtgcgagtttaatctagttaaaCTTATACGAGatacaatatatttttaatttatgacGCTTGGTGGGTTTAGTAAACCCAAACCCATTCCAATACAAATTTAGAATGAATTTGGTTAATAATTAGGTATAggtttaagattttaattaaaatgggAAGAGAAGAATGAGTTTTCAAACCCAccgttttttatatattaaaatatagcAATGGTTGGTGGATTTGGTATCAAACTTCTTGAAACACAGTCGTTGTTATCTTTTAAGGGATTTGAAGTCCGTGATGCTAACAATTTATTTAGTAATGAAACTCATTTTCTCCTTTCCTTACGCaataatcaaattaataaaTCCAACCTATAGTCATTCCTACTCCTAGATCAAACACCCATAATAGGATAGGAATAAATATGGTACGGAATATAATCAACTTATGAACTAGAACAAGAAGATAATTGAGGAGGTCCAAAAACGCAAAAGGAGCGTACATCTTGAGTTATGTTAGTCACGTGGAGTGTAttagttataataaacataggAAACCATGGACCCTGATGCAATAGTTCATGCGTGGACcaaaatttaagtttttcttgttgcCAGACGAGGCAGTTGAAAACTTTTCAGAAGTTAATACTTTGGGAAAGTGATAAAAATCATCCCTGTGTGATCTATAATTTTTGTATGAACCATTTTACTTGCGTGTAAATAACACAAATCATCCTTGTGGTGatgtttttatttcataatcatCTTATTTACTAATCTGATTCGCACGTGGAGGTGTTAATATGGTATTTTTGTAACGTCTCTAGGGTGAAGGATGATTTTAAGAGAGAAACGTCGCTGTAAGGATGGTTTGTGTAATTGTGTTATTTTCGTGGGAGGAATGATTCATACAAAAATTGCACAAGGTCATGTATGAATATGAAATGACAATAAGTTACAATGATTTGTTATTGTTGGACAAAAATCCAATAAAagctaaaaaggaaaaaagaaaagaaacgccCGGATACAAGGCTCTAATGTGCTGTGTGATCAAGGCATTTTGCAAAATCCATAAGCGGATCTAGACTCAAAGATGTCTTCTATTCGACTATTTGATTCATACCTTTACAAGTCACACTTAAATCTTATGTGCTGTATACTGCAAGCAGATTATAAACCCATTTGTGAGTAAACTAAGTAGCAATATTAATTTGGTTCCATTAAAGAAAACTTTAGTCATGTTAATTTTCGGTCCCATCTTTTGGTAAGCAAAAATCCACATAAAGTCcttttatatgaaaataaaaaatgaatgtGAGTTATAACAGTTTGTTTACATCTAGTAGGATTCAAAAGTTGAAATCTTTCACATGTTGATGTTATGATAATTTGCTTTTCCgctaaaaaaatatctaaaagtaTTTGATAATATTTACATTGCTTTTATCACCTTTGTAACAAATGGTTAAAAGCACACATTGTCACATTGAATGCACACATCAAACACCTCATAAAGAGTTACCTGCATCCACCTTTAATTACCACAGTGCATTTATCACCTAATAATAAACTACAATATACTACATCTGACCATTGTCTCGAGCTGAGTTACGACCTTGATATGGCAATAACAGAGGTATCAATCGTAATCTTACAAGCTCAAAACTATACTTTATTTTGTTTCAAGGTTAATGAGGTGATGATATCAGAATCATATCATATTTGAATCATGCCTACACGATGTGTAATAGGTCCTATTATATATTTTCCGCGGCGAAGATAGTCGGATGGTAGAATAATGCGGGTTGGCTTCGTTGGCCGTCGTTTTTGTGTGTTGGTGGTGCTAAAATGGGATACATGTGCAAATCGAATATCAAAATAGAAGGTTAAGACAATATTGTCTTAATCAGGTTCACGTTATAGAGCCTTTTTATTCAATACGTAATAGCATGCAAGAAAAAACCCCCTAATAATCCGTTCAAAAACACGAAAACATATTTATGGGAAAACTTTGCACTCTTAAACTCGAACCTGGTTTCCCCAAATCCAAGCCCTCATATTAAGTGTCCTTACCACTACGCTATTAACCCGTGTATATTTATTCTATGAATtagtttatattaatattatttaaaaaaaaagttagtcaTAATATATACTCACTCAAACTTTAGCCACAATGCTAAAAAATATATGGTCAAGTATAAAGATTTTCTATTTATTAATGGAAAATTTTAGCCACATTACTCGAAATTAAATTGCTAGTCGTATATCACTTCAAAGAAACCCTTACTTCCGTTTCACGTAGCTAGGTTGAGTAGAATATTCGGATAATTGGATaagataaaagtataaaacttcaaaaaagaGTAATAAACTAAGTTTTGGATTTTTTCAATAATGCTACAATTATAGTAGGGTCTAGGAAACGGATGGTAATGAAAAATATCCATTAATGCCTTCtcgatatatatatgatatatctcaCTGCTAAAACCGCTCTGGCACTCACTCTTCGATCTCTCTATCCCTTCTTCTCAGTTAAACTCGAATGATGATCAAACACTTTTTTGCCAGAATGTCGGATTCTAGCAAGAAGAAAAAGATCTTTTTGACGGTTTTTTCTTCTATCCTTGTTGTCTCTGCTATTATCGGAATTGTAGTGGGAGTTAATTCCCACAGCTCCAATAATGCCAATAATAGCAGAGCGTCCATATCTCATGAtattgtcaaatcatcatgtaGCGTAACCCTCCACCCCGATCTATGCTACTCTACGCTATCTAGCGTCCCAGAGTTGACcaaaaaagtcaaaagtcaaaaagaCGTTATCGAGCTTTCTGTCAACAAAACCAAGGAGATAATCGAAAGAAACTACTTCACCATAAAGAAGCTCACACTGAAAACCGATCTCACAAAACGTGAGAAAATCGCGCTCCACGATTGTCTAGAAATGGTAGCCGATACACTAGAAGAAATCAATGAAATCATTAGCATTCTTGAAACGTACCAAACCAAAAAAGGGATTCAAAAACATGTAGATGATATATTGACACTTATGAGCACAACTTTAACCAACCAAGAAACATGCATAGACGGATTCTCCCACGATAAACACGATAAGCATTTGCGAGAATCGCTTATTGCAGGAGAGATCCATGCAGAGAAGTTGTGTAGCAATTCCTTAGCCATGATCAAGAACATGACATTGACAGATATGGCGGCTAACAACAAAGCCGCCGAGAGTAATGGGAGAAAGTTAATTCAGGACGAGAATATTATTGAAAACGTTGAGTGGCCGGAATGGTTGTCCGCGGGAGACAGGAGATTGTTACAGTCAGGGACTGTGACACCTAATGTGGTTGTGGCCGCAGACGGCAGTGGAGACTTTACGACAGTTTCTGCTGCTGTTGCGGCCGCTCCATCTTCAAGTACAAGGTACGTACTCAAGGCGGAGTAAAACttcctttaaaaaaacttactatactaaaaaaataaaacattttctaATGTCATTAATTAAACTttgttagagtttttttttttcacaagctagatattgttattaattatatattttttttggatcCGTCTTTGAGTGCAGATATGTTATTAGGATAGCAGCAGGGGTGTATAGAGAAAATGTGGATATCCCGAGTGGTAAAAGGAACTTGATGTTTCTGGGTTCAGGCAGGACTTCCACAATAATCACCGGGAGTCGAAGTGTTGCCGGTGGAAGCACCACCTTCAATTCCGCCACTGTCGGTCAGTACCATTTCCTATATACTATATGCTTTAATTTCTCTTTCCTTTTTGGAGGTAACCGTTTTCATGAGTATTGCTAAGATTAGACAAGCATCCTTTGAGCCAACTTAATTATTCAACTTAATTCTTAGTAAAGTACTCGATCGTATTAATTAACGTCACATGTACATTTTATTACATTTAGACTACTTAATAATTAAGCAATCTAGTACGGGCATGATAGATACACATATGTCGGTCCATATATGTAGTCTCGATCGATTACAGCGAGATAAACAGTGTAATCAAATGATTGTAACTATAATACTTATAGAATATTAATATACTAGTGTacgttttatttttgaattattgtttttgtgtttatatacaAACTCTAAGTAATAAATACAAGATATTTTTAGCTTAAGCTAAATAATTCATATcggtattaaaaagaaaaatcctATTGTGTGGAAAAGTCAATTCGCCGATTTTAGATTTTGAATAATACATTAATAGAATATTTGTAATTAAGGACGTATAGTACTTAAgttcaaatatatatgaacCTTTCGACATAGTCACTTGTCATCAGATTAAATGTTATTAACTTTTGTGTATGCAGCGGCGGTGGGTGCTGGATTCCTAGCACGTGACCTAACGTTCCAAAACACAGCCGGGCCATCAGGAAACCAAGCTGTGGCGTTACGGGTCGGGTCGGATCTATCAGCATTTTACCAATGTGACATGATAGCGTACCAAGATACGTTGTACGTCCATTCAAACCGTCAATTTTACATCAATTGTTACATAGCTGGCACGgttgattttatttttggcaATGCCGCGGTCGtgtttcaagattgtgacatccATGCCCGTCGACCCAACCCAAACCAAAGGAACATGGTCACGGCTCAAGGCAGAAGTGACCCAAATCAAAATACCGGAATCGTG
The sequence above is drawn from the Erigeron canadensis isolate Cc75 chromosome 4, C_canadensis_v1, whole genome shotgun sequence genome and encodes:
- the LOC122595318 gene encoding pectinesterase-like; the protein is MMIKHFFARMSDSSKKKKIFLTVFSSILVVSAIIGIVVGVNSHSSNNANNSRASISHDIVKSSCSVTLHPDLCYSTLSSVPELTKKVKSQKDVIELSVNKTKEIIERNYFTIKKLTLKTDLTKREKIALHDCLEMVADTLEEINEIISILETYQTKKGIQKHVDDILTLMSTTLTNQETCIDGFSHDKHDKHLRESLIAGEIHAEKLCSNSLAMIKNMTLTDMAANNKAAESNGRKLIQDENIIENVEWPEWLSAGDRRLLQSGTVTPNVVVAADGSGDFTTVSAAVAAAPSSSTRYVIRIAAGVYRENVDIPSGKRNLMFLGSGRTSTIITGSRSVAGGSTTFNSATVAAVGAGFLARDLTFQNTAGPSGNQAVALRVGSDLSAFYQCDMIAYQDTLYVHSNRQFYINCYIAGTVDFIFGNAAVVFQDCDIHARRPNPNQRNMVTAQGRSDPNQNTGIVIQKSRIGATSDLRPVQGSFPTYLGRPWREYSRTVVMQSAISDVINPAGWFPWNGNFALDTLFYGEYQNTGAGASTANRVTWRGYRVITSATEAQGFTPGSFIGGGNWLRATGFPFSLGL